Genomic DNA from Xiphophorus hellerii strain 12219 chromosome 16, Xiphophorus_hellerii-4.1, whole genome shotgun sequence:
aagaaatatatatatatatatatatatatatatatatatatatatatatatatatatatagtctctctctctatatatatatatatagactcGGACATGGAAGAATACTGAACGTAGGGTgatgaaattaagaaataaacattactagaaacactgcagggaggctgaaataagaaataactaGAAGGATAAAATAGAATTAAACTATAGTCATTAAAGAAGGCTTGACATGGACTCAGACAAACAAGAACATAACCTAAGGTAAAGAATAAACCTAACTATAAACACTATAAAGGACTGAAAATAAGGAAAGCAATAGCAAGACAATTCTAATTACACTAAATACctcaaataataatatcaaaaggACTGTGAAAGGCTAAACTCAagtgaactaaaacatgaagctaaatgaaatgaaagcaaatcCAACCCAAAAACCTGAGTCCTGACAGGTTCAGCCCGGTGAGGAGCTTTCACGCTCGCCTCGTAGTCACTCAtcacgctggttttatattattttattattatttttagtactATTTTTCTGGTTATGAAGCAtcaaaccatatcaaatgctttATCCACTTAGTCAGACAGAGTTAATGTGCGCGGCTGCTCGGAGTTCTGAGAAACTCATGCCATAAACTGGaccaaccaaaacagtttctgtgtccccttgttaaaaactcaacagacacgaaatggaagagctactaaagccacattagcagcattaaattaaatctcccgtTTGTTGTGCATCTCTGCGCAGTGCAGCGGATTTAACTCATGCAGGGCTGAACCGAGGCTGCATGAGACCTGGAGCAGAATTTGACTTGGgggggcccctcttgctgctaaaaacatcagcacctctaacagcttctgtgttagatttagtgaaatctgggagagAGGAAGTAGTTTAAGTGGCCAACCTAAAGAGCAATaagttataattgcagtttactaGTTTGTATTTGTGggcaaacagagctcaaactcaaagattaaactcacagcatcaggtTGTTGCTAtagtaacaaaacaatttaactatgaatattgttctttgaacttttacaaagtaaactttccACCCCTTTAAAATCttacatataaatgttaaaaacgttaaatcttttaatttatatatgctgaaaccattaaatcaaattccgcagcattgataatctcaataaacaaatgttacatttatgtatctgtggtctgtgttaaaatattagcatttatgggccCCTGAAACCCTGGAGGCCTTATGGAGCTTCTGACTTAATCTGGATTAAACAAAAgcgcaaataattgatattcattttaattgtgttttttttgtgttttaatttgttgtttttaagactagttgtgggtttaaatattgtttcactGGCAATGTCTTCCCATAACATATACTGTagttacccagtaatatttttacttttcctgtctacttaacatcttgCAATACAAAAACACTGTGGGCCACTGGTGGACTGCCTTGGTGCCAGGcttttctggaggaaaccctgtAGTCACAGCAAAAAAGAACACACCCCAACTCATCTCCATTACCAGGTGGACAACAGAGCTACATCTGTATCCATTGTCATGCAACTGCCCCTCACCTCATTGGAGGGAATGATTTTTAGTTAAGACTTTTCGTTGGAAACCCACACACTATATGTATGGCAGGAAATGAGAGCTGACAAGGACTCCAACAGAAACGTCTAGTTCTTCTTTATTACTCATAGTTGCAGGCTctctcacaatcacacagtgaCAAACATTAAAGAAGAACATTCATATACAACGTAAATCCTAATttagatcaaattaaaattaagtaGTCCAAATGAAACTTTCTATTACAGCAGCTTGTTTTGCCATTAGTTCTCAAGCAAGATGTTCTGACACAGTTACATCGGGAACATGGACACCAGAGTGTGGAGCGCACCACTGAGTTGGAGAGGCAGTACTGTTACTGGCCAGGGATGTCTACTGACATTAAGGCAGGGTAGGGTACAAGTTTTcctgcctcatggcagggggcactcatgatcccagacattgttcTTGTTACTCCACGTCTGCAGAGTAAGtgacagcgagctagccatacagtaaataAGTGAAATGCAACCatagatttattattttgtccTGTCTTCCAAAGTGAACATAGATTACTACATTTCTACacttaaacagttttctaaagTGGATTTTCAATCcaggaaataatattaatgTCCTGaggtgtggtgagggttggtgaggcggacgctgtagacccaggtaagatgaaaaTGATGTCTTTAATGATGGGAAAACACACTCTAGGAATGGGCCGCACGGCCGAgctgaagccagggctcgacgccggtagcaaccgctaacaaaacagaaactcggaagacagagcacacattcgacgaggacccgacgaggaacaaggaacacaggtggagttaaatacacgggagggtaatcacagaaacgagacacacctgggaacaatcaaggggaggacaggacaacgaagagactaaggacacagaaaactctaaataaacacagaaaaacaccgatcctgacagtacccccccctcaagggcggctaccagacgcccaaaaaacaaaaaaacaacaagggtgggcggaggggcgctggacggggggccagagttcagaaaaaacaaaaaacaacccaccgttgtgggcggaaacacagggagggccaagagtccagaaacaaacaaaaaactacccacagggtgggcggaggcaaaggaggcgggaaccacggaggtggtctggcggtcgtccgcggcggcgggaaccacggaggtggtccggcggtcgcccgcggcgctggaggcgggaaccacggaggcggtccggcggccgtccgcggcgctgaaggcgggaaccacggaggcgggaaccacggaggcggtccggcggccgtccgcggcgctggaggcgggaaccacagaggcgggaaccacggaggcgggaaccacggaggcggtccggcggccgtccgcggcgctggaggcgggaaccacggaggcggtccggcggccgtccgcggcgctggaggcgggaatgatgagtcccgggggccgcccacagacggcgacgacgagccccccgaggcagggtccctggtggagcacagagagtcggggtctctggtggagcacagagagtcggggtctctggtggagcacagagagtcggggtcggaacactgggggtcagggtctcgggtggaacgctggaggtctcggtctcgggtggaacgctggaggtctcggtctcgggtggaacgctggaggtctcggtctcgggtggaacgctggaggtctcggtctcgggtggaacgctggaggtctcggtctcgggtggaacgcagggagtctcggtctcgggtggaacgcagggagtctcggtctcgggtggaacgcagggagtctcggtctcgggtggaacgcagaaggtcagggtctcaggaggaacgcagaaggtcagggtctcaggaggaacactgggagtctcggtaggaacactgggagtctcggtaggaacactgggagtctcagTCTCTGGTGCGCCGGCTGCtacggcctccggtgcgccggcaggaacgccggctgattcggcctccggtgcgccggcaggaacgccggctggaacggcctcgggtgcgccggcaggaacgccggctggaacggcctcgggtgcgccggcaggaacgccggctggaacggcctcgggtgcgccggcaggaacgccggctggaacggcctcgggtgcaccggctggaacgccggctgaaacggcctccggtgcgccggctggaacgccggctggaacggcctcgggtgcgccggctggaacgccggctgaaacggcctccggtgcgccggcaggaacgccggctgattcggcttccggtgcgccggcaggaacggcctcgggtgcgccggctggaacgccggctgaaacggcctcgggtgcgccggctggaacggcctcgggtggagctggaggtgctggtcccggaactggagcaggatctgggctggcggagaaactgtgCGGATTGGGAGGCAGAGGGTTACCCTTCAGCACGGCCGCTGCTGTCTGGAATTGCCACTCTGCCTCTTGTTGTAATTCCGCCAGTCCCAGATGCGGAAGTCGCGGGATCCACTGATCCAGCAGGAGGACCAGGCGTGTGGACGTATTCAGCCGCCGTCGGGCTGAATACGGACTTGCCAACACTGCCAAATAGTCCTCGATCGCCCTCCATAATCCTTCTGGGTCCATAAGGAAAGTAGCGTGCCTCACCGTTCAGtgtggtcgggtccttctgtcctgaggtgtggtgagggttggtgaggcagacgctgtagacccaggtaagatgaaaaTGATGTCTTTAATGATGGGAAAACACACTCTAGGAATGGGCCGCACGGCCGAgctgaagccagggctcgacgccggtagcaaccgctaacaaaacagaaactcggaagacagagcacacattcgacgaggacccgacgaggaacaaggaacacaggtggagttaaatacacgggagggtaatcacagaaacgagacacacctgggaacaatcaaggggaggacaggacaacgaagagactaaggacacagaaaactctaaataaacacagaaaaacaccgATCCTGACAATTAAAGGAAGATCAACACCGGAGCTGAAAGGTTTACTACATACTACGAGACAGAAGTGTACACactctttttaaattaagttcAAGAAAAGATTGGCTTTGTGGATGTCCTGCTAGAAATTGCCTTTTCTGCTTTCCTTGCCTTCTTTTCTCAACTTGTGGCACTGTGTGGACTTAGATGGGATTTTGTGAATATAATTTGCTAATTCACCAAATATGCACTGTCTACCTCATTTCAAAGCCAGTTTTGGATATCAAGGATAGACTTAGCTTTGGATTAACAGATATTTATTGCCGCATGGACTTCACAGATATCAtggcaataacattttttttgtttagttttttaataaaatgtgtgttttgtgggCTACAGTTTGTATATGTAAAgaatgcagaaaacaaacacaaactgttgtGTTAGGTGGATAGTGGTAGCCATCTACGACAGCATCATTTATTAATAGTAaacattaacaataataataaacattaagcctaaaaacACACTACTGcagcaacagactgaatgttctgttatTTGTGTGGGGaatattttagagttttttggtGTTAAATCCTTAATCATAaagtggcgttgttgtcagttgttATTGCAATGAGTCTGTGTGTAGCTTTCTGAGTTGTACTTCAACGGTTTTTCCCTTTCCTGTGGAGCATAgcactaaataaataatacctacatttccaagtttcattgagttaacgAATTGTTCTGGCACAGCAGCTTGGCTATGGGCGGCACAAAATTTCCCTGTGTAATCAGTAACATGCAGGGTGTCTGTATTGGTAAATCTGATtttgattaagtcagtgcctcaccagctatgaaccacACCGCATGTCactgcattttatatttaactttttaaagaatcttCCCCCCTACTGGCCACATACTTTtgtattgcattaaaaaaatacttgttttatgCACTGGAATGCAAATCATTCAATgagattttctggatttttgttttagattctgTCTTTCTCAGTTCAGTTGTGGTGTACCCACTATGGGGCACACTGACGGAGACAAGGCTGTCATGCACCGGCACCACAAGGCACTCTggccaccaccagcaggcaaagTGTCTTGGTAAAGGACACAACAACAGAAATGGCTGGAGCATAGATTGAGCTAGTAACTCAGTAATTGTGGGACTAACTTCTATCACCATTGCCCCAACAATACATGGTTTTCCAGTGTATCCTGACAGCACAGTCCACTAACACTGAATTaaataaacctaaataaaagtATGAGATGAATCTTTGGAGCAGCGTTATCATAAAGCATTTAGATTATTGCTTACCCCTATATGACCCCCACCACATGcccggacacacacacacacatggagaTAAACACCACACCCCTTGGGTAACTGTATCTTGGAAAGTGATTTCCCTCTTTAGACAGTCCTTACATGGGAAGAGTTTGGGATGAATTTGGCACTGGATTCAATTTGGAGAGGAAAACAAATCCTGCTGGGGAATTTCAGATTTGATTAATGAATGTGCCGATGCAGGGCAATCACTCTCATGTCTTCACCGCAGCCCAGCCTTTCCAACACCTGTTTTTGTTCAAACcagatataaacattttgtgttgttAACCTctgcatttttcactttttaacatCTTACTttagattaatcaattaatgtTCTAATGTGATGATAACTGAAAGCTTTTCATTAGCAAATGTTAGAATATGCAGTTAACTAAACAGGCCTTGTGGGTCAGAGTGAACATGCTTCTGGTTCAAGCTAAGAAAGAAGAAATGCCTTTGGCATCTATTAGCTCTTCTCCACTTTCAGCCACTTTGCAGTCTTCATCTTGACCTGATCTCCTGTCTCATTCTGCCCTCAGCTAGGTCAAACTCAGCTGTTCCTCGCTGCCACTAACATTTCACCATTAGAAATTCCAATataacaagaatttaaattaaaaagtcatttcttctgatttaatcatcaaaataaatgatcaaatccTATTTATACCTGAAATTTTAACTGATAGTAGAGATTAtgtcaaatgtaattttaacagaaaattacGTTTGACATAAACTCAAATGTTTGAGTTTATGTGCTTACTCCACTGTCTCTGATACAAACTGGTCAGCACAGCTAAACTGGATTGACAGCTGATATTGATATTTTCACTTTGATCTGCTGTCATAGAACCTtaaggtttgttttatttaagtacCAGCTTGACCTCTTCATCATGGATCATAAACTCACCCAAACTTAATcctttttgacaaaatgttgcaaacacatttatttaaaaaaaaatcatctggtAGAATTTTGGCTTTGTTTCACTCAAAATgctagaaataattatttgttttcttcatgaTGCAAACCCAGAGGAAAggtatttcttaatttttttaagaaggATAAGGAGGTGTCTCAGATGTTCCTGTCACCAGCCTCTTTTTAATGCATGTGGAAGTGAGAATTAAAAGACGGTGGGTAAAATGGTGTTGGTCAGTCAGACAGAGCCAGGCTGGCTCAAATTACACTGACTCTGACCATGTCGAGTTTTAAATAGAGCAGTTTTCAACTCCTCCCTTTACAAATCACTCTATTTTGGGGATAGCATGTAGGGGgtggagggaaaaaagaagaTGAGTTGTGGATCAGTGTCTTTGATTGGCAAAGAAGCTTTGTAATGGCTTTGTCAGCAGATTCTGAAATACTGGATTTGTGAgacataatttattaaaacaggtTTAGTATTAACTAAACCTGTTTTAGTTAAAAAGTTTTGACATatgtcaaaacttttttttaattatttctcatAGTCTAACAGTGTCTGTGGCAGTGCCACAATTTTGACTGAAATATTCATTACAACCCATGATAACATTACACATCAAATAATGATTTAGCCAAGGTAACCGAAGGCCTAagagtcattaaaaacacatggATTTATCCCCTTAGGACCATGGATGTGCAAATGGTTGTCTTCCCATTAGATCATAAAATGTATCCGGTCCATGGCTCTAGGAATTAAATGTAGAATACTCACAAAGGGTAacttttattagattaaaaaaaatactatatgGCCAGTGTAcacaaaaattgattttattaaatttctttatataataaaatcaacTATATGTGTTGGATTCCACTGTTATTGACATCCAGTCTCTTTAAACCTTGTACATCTTTAGAGGAACACCATAGAAATCCAAGAATTGATAAATTGAAAGGACTAATACAGACAAACAAGTACAGCTGGTCAAGATTCCTTACAATCATCAGTGTTAATTTTCTAAGAACATGAATCTCAACAAACTGCTGCAAAACTTTAACAAGAACTTACAGAGATACCTACCACAACAAGGATGCCAGACAATGACACTAAAACTAGAAACTACACACAGCTCAGTGTCTAAATGGGCTAGTGCTCCCTCTTAAAGCAACTCATTGTCACCTAAACCTTCTTTTACAATGCAACTCACTTCAGTAAACCTGAACATTTGATCATAATGAAAAACCAAGTGTGGTCTACTTATTCCTCATACCCACCATCAACCACTCCCTCTTCCCCTGGTATCTTTACTTGTGGATAGCACACGCCTGCCCACAAGCATTTGCCCCTGTCAGTCAGTATGACTGCCCCCCTTCTTCTCAGCTTACTTCTTTTTCTGTCGTTCTCAGATTAGTCTTGTCTGTGCCTCCATCATAGACCAGTTACTGACGGCTCTCTGCTCAGAGTATTACGGCAGTCTTAATTCAGCTTACATTCTACACTGGACTAAAAGACACTGGGTCTTTAAGTGACTCCAGTTTCAAGCTTTCACTGGGATATTCTTTTCAGGACATTGGAGGAAGTATCTAGATCTAAACTGGATCTATAACCTCTGGACAGGACCTTAAATTTCTGGATGCTCAGTACTTGGGTCCATTAACGATTGTCCTGGTGAACGACTGTGTAACTCTGACTGGGGTTGAATCCTTcaggctgtgtgtgttttgggtaGACAGGTACAAAAGCTGCAGTACTGGACTCCTGCAGTGATTCCAGGTTATTTCCACTTTAGTTGACTAAATCTTGGCTGCAAACATGGCCTCATTAAGAAGTTTGATCCTTGCAATGCTGCTTGCACTACTCTGCTCCTTCCACACCCCACTGGCACCCATTGCAAAGGCCCAAGATCTCCCATTCCACTCTGAGGAGGGTCTAATGGCTGATGATGACgacgatgatgacgatgatgacgatgatgacgatgatgacgatgacgatgatgacgatgacgatgatgatgatgatgactgaTGATGACGATGACGACGATGACGACGATGACGACGACGATGACGATGACTGACGATGACGACGACGATGACGACgatgacgacgacgacgacgacgacgatgatgacgatgacaatgatgatgacgatgacgacgatgatgacgacgatgatgacgatgaagatgacgatgatgatgatgatgacgacgatgatgatgacgacgatgatgacgacgacgacgatgacgacgacgatgatgatgacgacgatgatgacgatgatgatgacgatgatgatgatagTCACGAAGGTCAGTCTGCGTagaagctgctgtttgtgttgacacatgcctttgtgtttttgcttatATGTGTTTTTACTTTGACCTGCAGCACATTGCAGGTGGGTGCAACTGGAGCATCAGACACTGCTGACTTCTAAATTGTAGTCTACAATTTTTCCTGTCAGGAATTGACTGGTTTTTCAAATTGCAAATCCTGATTGAAGACATTTTACTCACTTTCCTCAACATATTGAAAGTTTGTCAGCAGTGGCTGATATTACAGTCAGTGATAAGATTACATTCAACTATTCACTAAAACAGTATGTTACAGGACTAAAATCAAAGGGGAGTGGCTAAGACCAGAATTAGTCCCTCCCTTTTCCATAACATTCTTACAACCTCATCATCTCTGTCGATTTGTATTATCTCATATCTCAGAGCTCATTGGTAATCAGTCCCTCCTCCACCCCTTTCAGCTGTTCATTTTCCTTGCTGTCTCTGACACTCTGTTCTCTTTCCCTGCTTAACTAGAGTTATGAGCAGTCTGGGGAAATTGAACTGGCCCATCTGAAGTCCAACTGTCCGAGGTCCTTCGTACAGTACGCTAGATATGAACTTGGGGACTGCAGAAGGAATgatttgagagagagagagaaagaaccaAAATCCAATTCCACAAGCCAAGCCCGTCTTGAAATTCAGTCATTGGGGGTCACTAGTCTGAGATCTTTTGatttgtgtttcatttgaaaacatggTTCATcctttctcttttgttttggatCAGACTGACATGTATCTGTGTCTTTATGTGAATctgcagagaaagaaagagagacagtGATATAGGGAGTGAGATGGGGgtgatagacagacagacagacagacagacagacagacagacagacagaaggagAATAAAGCGCGAGGGGAGGTGCAGGAGGGCCAATacctaaatttatttatttacaagttTAATTACTGTCAGATCTTAAAGTTTCTCTCTTTCCCCATATCTTGtagtctctttctttctctgtggAGCATTTATACTGCTGACCATTAAGGAGGCATATAATGCACTGAATTTCATTTTCAACTCTGCTGTGTGCCCATGTCAAACTGCTAATTACAGGAAACAAGAACTTTGCTCAATATGTCTGTGTTCACTGTTATGGCATACctcatttcattttctaaaatgctgtttttcagAATCAAGGCTTTCAAAGCATTAAGTTCagtcttttttcagtgtaatgCTTTTAACCCTTGCTTTTAGGAGCATATTTTACACCGATTTATCTTCATCTAAACATTAAGGACAAGTGAGTTCAGaatatgaatttatttgttgtaaaatgttaCCGCAGTATTTTTGAGGATGATTTTTCAGGAAATGAGTTTTTgggaaaagagagaaacaacagttctgtttctttttttgtttgttttttttatcaaattgtAAAGAGATGTCAGGGTTGTctgctttttctcttctttggtAAAGAAAAGATGTGATATGTTAAATATCATGTAGAAAACATGTCTGTCCATATTTCTTTAACCCTTGTTTCATtcattcaataaatcaaatgaTCACAAACTGCTTCAGCGCAAATCCATTATCAAAGGGGCTTTGAATTTGGGCTGCATAGCTGCATGGAGAGCATGATTCATCCCAGATCTgcacaaaaatctattttgtctgtGTGAGGACCAGGCTCATGGACACGGGACATTCGAGTCAGTAAGTATTGTTTTGACAATAATCTATAAGACATGAGCAGTAATTGGATAATTTTGCAGATTACAGCAGTTCTAAATGTAGTGGATAGACAGATGATGGACAATGATTaatatccatttttatttcatactgATATTAAGAAAGAACTGCAGAAATTACAGTTTTTGTGTTGAGAATTATATTACAATTGAAAA
This window encodes:
- the LOC116735724 gene encoding LOW QUALITY PROTEIN: transcription initiation factor TFIID subunit 11 (The sequence of the model RefSeq protein was modified relative to this genomic sequence to represent the inferred CDS: inserted 4 bases in 2 codons), which gives rise to MASLRSLILAMLLALLCSFHTPLAPIAKAQDLPFHSEEGLMADDDDDDDDDDDDDDDDDDDDDDDDDDDDDXDDDDDDDDDDDDDDDDDXDDDDDDDDDDDDDDDDDDDDDNDDDDDDDDDDDDDDEDDDDDDDDDDDDDDDDDDDDDDDDDDDDDDDDDDDDDDDDSHEDDDDEHAYHKGSLCSYCEFCQHCDSCDKCPCEEGDKSEHCDDCKMCTYCNICPLCETVCKPGGLVDEVTGSIYKTVADVFDDDN